A single Thiohalobacter thiocyanaticus DNA region contains:
- the lpxK gene encoding tetraacyldisaccharide 4'-kinase: protein MIWNRLWYEGHPLALALTPLALLYCAAVWLRRQVYRLGLRRVHRMGVPVIVVGNITAGGTGKTPLIAWLAARLREQGYRPGIIARGYGGRARHWPQQVRPDSDPRTVGDEPVLLARRTGCPMAVGPDRVAAARALLQHSDCDILISDDGLQHYALARDIEIAVVDGDRRYGNGLCLPAGPLREPRSRLQEVDLIVCHGTPGRGEFGMHYVAGQLINVHDHEQRLDPDQLRGRQVDAVAGIGHPERFYRLLERQGLNCRKQRSFRDHHAYSETDFDFADAHTPVVMTEKDAVKCERLARDNLWYLPIQAELDPRMESRLQRLLPQSRHPREGGDPVTTAVSGSRPTPG, encoded by the coding sequence ATGATCTGGAACCGCCTCTGGTACGAAGGCCATCCCCTGGCGCTGGCGCTGACCCCGCTGGCGCTGCTGTACTGCGCGGCGGTATGGTTGCGCCGCCAGGTCTACCGCCTGGGCCTGCGGCGCGTTCACCGGATGGGCGTGCCGGTGATCGTGGTCGGCAATATCACCGCCGGCGGCACCGGCAAGACCCCGCTGATCGCCTGGCTCGCCGCCCGGCTGCGTGAGCAGGGCTACCGGCCCGGCATCATCGCCCGCGGCTACGGCGGCAGGGCCCGCCACTGGCCGCAGCAGGTGCGCCCCGACAGCGACCCGCGCACGGTCGGTGACGAACCCGTGCTGCTGGCCCGGCGCACCGGCTGCCCCATGGCCGTCGGCCCGGACCGCGTCGCCGCCGCCCGCGCGCTGCTGCAGCACAGCGACTGCGACATCCTGATCAGCGACGACGGCCTGCAGCACTACGCCCTGGCGCGCGACATCGAGATCGCCGTGGTCGACGGCGACCGCCGCTACGGCAACGGCCTGTGCCTGCCCGCCGGCCCGCTGCGCGAACCCCGCTCGCGGCTGCAGGAAGTGGATCTGATCGTCTGCCACGGCACCCCCGGCCGCGGCGAGTTCGGCATGCACTATGTCGCAGGGCAACTGATCAATGTGCACGACCACGAGCAGCGTCTCGATCCCGACCAACTCCGCGGCCGGCAAGTAGATGCAGTCGCCGGCATCGGCCACCCCGAGCGCTTCTACCGCCTGCTGGAACGCCAGGGCCTCAACTGCCGCAAACAGCGCAGCTTCCGCGATCATCACGCCTACAGCGAGACAGATTTCGACTTCGCCGACGCCCACACCCCGGTCGTCATGACCGAAAAGGACGCCGTCAAATGCGAACGCCTGGCCCGGGACAACCTCTGGTACCTCCCCATCCAGGCCGAACTCGACCCGCGCATGGAATCCCGCCTGCAACGCCTGCTCCCTCAGTCCCGTCATCCCCGCGAAGGCGGGGATCCAGTGACAACAGCGGTATCTGGATCCCGGCCTACGCCGGGATGA
- a CDS encoding Trm112 family protein, translating to MDKKLLDILVCPVCKAPLVYLKAEQELICRGDRLAYPIRDGIPVLLADEARELGPEEEVPEGPKTA from the coding sequence ATGGACAAAAAACTCCTCGACATCCTCGTCTGCCCCGTCTGCAAGGCCCCCCTGGTCTACCTCAAGGCCGAACAGGAACTGATCTGCCGCGGCGACCGCCTGGCCTATCCCATCCGCGACGGCATCCCGGTGCTGCTGGCCGACGAAGCCCGCGAACTCGGCCCGGAAGAGGAAGTGCCTGAGGGTCCGAAGACGGCATGA
- the kdsB gene encoding 3-deoxy-manno-octulosonate cytidylyltransferase gives MSFKVVIPARYASSRLPGKPLLEIVGRPMLEHVYRRACESGAGEVIVATDDDRIREAAEAFGAGVAMTAADHPSGTDRIAEVAETRDWPADAIIVNLQGDEPLMPPSLIRTVADDLEAHPDADIATLCAPIDCAEDFFDPHIVKVVRDHKGYALYFSRAPIPWDRDEFATGSKTLPKGVPHLRHIGMYAYRAGFLQHYRQLEPAPIENSEMLEQLRALWHGVRIHVAEAPETPGHGVDTQADLERVAGLLAAE, from the coding sequence ATGAGCTTCAAGGTCGTCATCCCGGCGCGCTACGCCTCCAGCCGCCTGCCGGGCAAGCCGCTGCTGGAGATCGTCGGGCGCCCTATGCTCGAACACGTCTACCGCCGTGCTTGCGAGAGCGGGGCAGGGGAGGTCATCGTTGCCACCGACGACGACCGCATCCGCGAAGCCGCCGAAGCCTTCGGCGCCGGCGTCGCCATGACCGCCGCCGACCACCCCTCCGGCACCGACCGCATCGCCGAAGTGGCCGAGACCCGCGACTGGCCCGCCGACGCCATCATCGTCAACCTCCAGGGCGACGAACCCCTGATGCCACCGAGCCTGATCCGCACCGTCGCCGACGATCTAGAGGCCCACCCCGACGCCGACATCGCCACCCTGTGCGCCCCCATCGACTGCGCCGAGGACTTCTTCGACCCGCATATCGTGAAAGTGGTGCGCGACCACAAAGGCTATGCCCTGTATTTCAGCCGCGCCCCCATCCCCTGGGACCGCGACGAATTCGCCACCGGCAGCAAGACCCTGCCCAAGGGCGTGCCGCACCTGCGCCACATCGGCATGTACGCCTACCGTGCCGGTTTCCTGCAGCACTACCGACAGCTGGAACCCGCACCTATCGAGAACAGCGAAATGCTGGAACAACTGCGGGCGCTGTGGCACGGTGTACGTATCCATGTCGCCGAAGCGCCGGAGACGCCGGGGCATGGGGTGGATACGCAGGCTGATCTGGAACGGGTAGCGGGACTGCTGGCAGCGGAGTGA
- a CDS encoding DUF2442 domain-containing protein translates to MSETPLHAVAIIGCNTKNAVIPAQAGIQYLRQERCLTRSIHCEVIMHWDVTKVRPLDDHQIYVELEDGRKDIFDLKPYLDHGVFRELRDKEYFSRVGIVLGAVTWPHEQDIAPETLISGLKPVEHKQNFGQTWIESRNIL, encoded by the coding sequence GTGAGTGAAACCCCTTTACACGCGGTCGCGATTATTGGCTGCAACACCAAAAACGCCGTCATCCCCGCGCAGGCGGGGATCCAGTATCTCCGACAGGAGAGATGCCTTACAAGATCGATCCATTGTGAGGTAATCATGCATTGGGATGTCACAAAAGTACGCCCACTGGACGACCACCAGATTTATGTCGAGTTGGAGGACGGTCGCAAGGACATATTCGACCTCAAGCCGTATCTGGATCATGGAGTGTTCAGAGAACTCAGGGATAAGGAGTATTTTTCCAGAGTCGGCATCGTGCTTGGGGCGGTCACCTGGCCGCATGAGCAGGATATTGCGCCAGAGACACTGATTTCAGGATTGAAGCCAGTAGAGCATAAACAAAACTTTGGCCAAACATGGATCGAATCGAGAAATATACTCTGA
- a CDS encoding TerB family tellurite resistance protein: MEQKNNNQWFDDIDTIIDEPLKFKARLSIGENAYASLRVKNKVIEIWDALGAASTGAAIAQSSAVASTFFAPSWFLSALGVGAAATPIGWVVAAGLFTGGAWVGISRYVKNNTSSRVTVIPQFINTPMDVLALALFDLIAPLALRVAIIDGEIDESEKISITNSFINDWGYNEEFVNEGLLFIESNISEFSIAELASSLAEYKKENPDCSYDDMSKEILHLLREVIEADGRLDEREDMAIERIDRVFKEVNKLKFKSRIKSILEKLSTKRFHRARPDH, from the coding sequence GTGGAGCAAAAAAACAATAATCAGTGGTTCGATGATATAGATACAATCATTGATGAGCCGCTAAAATTCAAGGCAAGGCTTTCTATCGGTGAGAACGCTTACGCGTCACTCAGGGTAAAGAACAAGGTGATAGAAATCTGGGATGCACTTGGTGCGGCATCTACAGGTGCAGCCATTGCGCAATCATCAGCCGTGGCATCAACTTTTTTTGCACCAAGCTGGTTTCTTTCTGCTTTAGGGGTTGGAGCGGCGGCGACTCCCATCGGATGGGTTGTTGCGGCAGGATTGTTTACAGGCGGCGCCTGGGTGGGAATTAGTCGGTATGTAAAGAACAATACCAGCAGTCGCGTCACAGTCATTCCTCAATTCATTAATACACCGATGGACGTTCTGGCACTTGCCTTATTTGACCTTATCGCGCCTTTGGCCCTGAGGGTGGCAATCATTGATGGTGAAATTGACGAGTCAGAGAAAATATCGATAACCAACAGTTTTATTAATGATTGGGGGTATAACGAAGAGTTTGTCAATGAGGGGCTTTTATTCATTGAATCCAATATATCTGAATTTTCTATAGCAGAGCTCGCGAGCAGTCTGGCGGAATACAAGAAGGAAAACCCTGATTGCAGTTACGATGATATGTCAAAAGAAATTTTGCATCTTCTCAGGGAGGTGATCGAGGCAGATGGGAGGCTTGATGAAAGGGAGGATATGGCGATTGAGCGTATTGACCGAGTCTTCAAGGAAGTTAATAAACTAAAATTTAAATCGAGGATAAAATCAATCCTCGAAAAGCTTAGCACCAAAAGGTTCCATCGAGCACGTCCGGATCATTAA
- a CDS encoding GGDEF domain-containing protein, with product MPEFLQKDILMTMNGNDPDSLYKTLLESTKAIPWKINWQSKEFEYIGPQIEKLLGWTQDSWATAQDWIDRIHPEDREETANLCVSQSEHGIDHEADYRALTADGGYVWVRDVVHVIRENGVTTALVGFIFDISERKRMEDVLVKLNKQLESFSFNDALTGVANRRMYDQTVAAEWARAQRHQEPLSLIVLDIDHFKAYNDCHGHVTGDDCLKTVASLLEGVSSRSTDLLARYGGEEFVLLLPDTDAHAARAIAERCRQAVEDKQIPVENGIVTISAGVSTLVPAADTDPSMILEAADRMLYLAKQRGRNRVECSAPPGDEAAARLGVIDGAK from the coding sequence ATGCCGGAATTCCTGCAAAAAGATATTTTGATGACCATGAACGGAAATGATCCTGACAGCCTGTACAAGACCTTATTGGAGTCGACCAAGGCCATCCCCTGGAAGATCAACTGGCAAAGCAAGGAGTTCGAGTACATCGGGCCCCAGATCGAGAAGTTGCTGGGCTGGACTCAGGACAGTTGGGCGACCGCCCAGGACTGGATCGACCGGATTCATCCGGAAGACCGTGAGGAGACGGCGAACCTGTGCGTCTCTCAATCCGAGCACGGCATTGATCACGAGGCCGATTACCGCGCTCTGACGGCCGACGGCGGCTATGTGTGGGTACGCGACGTGGTGCATGTCATCCGCGAGAATGGTGTTACCACCGCCCTGGTCGGCTTCATCTTTGACATCTCCGAGCGCAAACGCATGGAAGACGTGCTGGTCAAGCTGAACAAGCAGCTGGAGTCGTTTTCCTTCAATGATGCGCTGACCGGCGTCGCCAACCGGCGGATGTACGATCAGACCGTGGCAGCGGAATGGGCCCGTGCACAGCGGCATCAGGAGCCCCTGTCGCTGATCGTCCTGGATATCGACCATTTCAAGGCATACAACGACTGCCACGGTCATGTCACGGGCGATGACTGCCTGAAGACCGTCGCAAGCCTTCTGGAGGGGGTATCGTCACGCTCCACGGACCTGCTGGCCCGTTACGGCGGTGAGGAGTTCGTGCTGTTATTGCCCGATACCGATGCGCACGCGGCCCGGGCGATCGCGGAACGCTGCCGGCAGGCCGTTGAGGACAAGCAGATCCCGGTCGAGAACGGCATTGTGACGATCAGTGCGGGCGTGAGCACCCTGGTGCCGGCGGCCGACACGGATCCGTCGATGATTCTGGAGGCGGCGGACAGGATGCTCTATCTTGCCAAACAGCGCGGGCGTAACCGGGTCGAATGCAGCGCTCCGCCCGGCGATGAGGCCGCCGCCAGGCTTGGTGTAATTGACGGCGCCAAATGA
- a CDS encoding secondary thiamine-phosphate synthase enzyme YjbQ, with protein MLSKYFQLQLSTSAGISLHDVTPQIRDCLADSGIDNGFVTITSRHTTTALTINENEARLLGDVKAFFTRLVSPGDEYLHNDIHLRDCPPDEPENAHSHLVAMLLGSSEVVPVSEGRLVLGQYQSVLLVELDGPRERTVAVQVVGE; from the coding sequence TTGCTTAGCAAATACTTCCAACTGCAGCTGTCCACTTCCGCCGGCATCTCCCTGCACGATGTCACGCCGCAGATCCGCGACTGCCTGGCTGACAGCGGCATTGACAACGGCTTTGTCACCATCACTTCCCGGCATACCACCACGGCCCTGACCATCAACGAGAACGAGGCGCGGCTGCTGGGGGATGTGAAGGCCTTCTTCACCCGCCTGGTCTCGCCGGGGGATGAATACCTGCATAACGATATCCATCTGCGGGACTGTCCGCCGGATGAGCCGGAGAATGCGCATTCGCACCTGGTGGCGATGCTGCTGGGCAGTTCGGAGGTGGTGCCGGTGAGTGAGGGGCGGCTGGTGCTGGGGCAGTATCAGTCTGTGCTGCTGGTAGAGCTGGATGGGCCGCGGGAGCGGACGGTGGCGGTGCAGGTGGTGGGGGAGTGA
- a CDS encoding low molecular weight protein-tyrosine-phosphatase produces MIDQNKVRVLFVCMGNICRSPTAQGVFEKVVDEAGLGHRIEIHSAGTHAYHVGEPPDTRAQEAASKRGYDLSAQRARKVQVEDFIEFDYVLAMDRSNYADLQELVLPDYEQRLKLFLEFARELQDTDVPDPYYGGRQGFERVLDLIEAASQGLLEHIRIEHKL; encoded by the coding sequence ATGATTGATCAGAACAAGGTGCGGGTGTTGTTCGTCTGCATGGGCAACATCTGCCGCTCGCCCACGGCCCAGGGCGTATTCGAGAAGGTGGTCGATGAGGCCGGTCTGGGGCACCGGATCGAGATCCATTCCGCCGGGACCCATGCCTATCATGTGGGTGAACCGCCGGATACACGCGCCCAGGAGGCCGCCAGCAAACGCGGTTATGACCTGTCCGCGCAGCGTGCGCGCAAGGTGCAGGTCGAGGACTTCATCGAATTCGACTATGTGCTGGCCATGGATCGCAGCAACTATGCCGATCTGCAGGAACTGGTGCTGCCGGATTACGAACAGCGCCTGAAGCTGTTTCTGGAATTTGCCCGGGAACTGCAGGACACGGATGTGCCGGATCCCTACTATGGCGGCAGGCAGGGCTTCGAGCGGGTATTGGACCTGATCGAGGCGGCCTCGCAGGGGCTGCTCGAACACATCCGCATCGAGCACAAGCTCTAG
- the rne gene encoding ribonuclease E: MKRMLVNATQPEELRVAMVDGQKLYDLDIEVPSREQKKSNIYKGKITRVEPSLEAAFVDYGADRHGFLPLKEIARSYFSEQALSGDGRPSIKDAVREGQELVVQVEKEERGQKGAALTTFISLAGRYLVLMPNNPRAGGVSRRIEGDDRSQVRDIMSELNIPDGMGLIVRTAGVGRSTEELQWDLDYLLQLWSAIEGAANEGQAPFLIYQESNVIIRALRDYLRSDIGEIMIDDAQVFQRAREFMELVMPHNLHKLKRYDDPVPLFSRYQIESQIESAFQRDVTLPSGGSIVIDHTEALLSIDINSARATKGSDIEETALNTNLEAADEVARQLRIRDLGGLIVIDFIDMSAAKHQREVENRLKEALKMDRARVQVGRISRFGLLEMSRQRLRPSLGESSQIVCPRCNGHGTVRGVESLALSVLRIVEENAMKEKTARVVALVPVEVATFLLNEKRKSLYEIEQRYKVNVMLIPTPSLETPNYEVRRVRTDEVKGEQAVSSFELIPEESVEVAETGGETVTRRAEEPAVKMLVPSSPVPPPAAEAPAPARPAAGGGQPGLLKRLWSNLFGTPEPAEETEAQEKPRKGAGDGGKGRQDSRGGRNGGGRSRSAGGRSGGGRNKPKRQPQEAGGEKPAQDKSKGKPRSEEPRAEAKPEAKPEAKSEAKPQAEGGAESGQARESRGSRGGRRGRRGGSGRRRSSGNRQRGESGQQQAQGDGQSEDKDNRASAPAAGGKGGDDQSRQDAGGQNQGQSGGGQVVEMKSSQERPPAEKADKPARGEGSGSGTAAPPAAQDKPAPKAEQPAAPKPEQAAPKPEQPAAKPEPPAPKPEQQSAPKPEQPAQAPKADRPAGDAPASNDPAKVVGNKE, translated from the coding sequence ATGAAAAGAATGCTAGTCAATGCAACTCAGCCCGAAGAGTTGCGCGTGGCCATGGTCGATGGCCAGAAACTCTACGATCTCGACATCGAGGTCCCCTCCCGCGAGCAGAAAAAATCCAATATCTACAAGGGTAAGATCACCCGTGTAGAGCCCAGTCTGGAAGCGGCCTTCGTCGATTACGGCGCCGACCGCCACGGCTTTCTGCCGCTCAAGGAAATCGCCCGCAGCTACTTCTCCGAACAGGCCCTGTCCGGCGACGGCCGCCCCAGCATCAAGGATGCGGTCAGGGAAGGTCAGGAGTTGGTGGTGCAGGTGGAGAAGGAGGAGCGCGGCCAGAAGGGTGCGGCGCTGACCACCTTCATCAGCCTGGCCGGGCGCTACCTGGTACTGATGCCGAACAACCCGCGCGCCGGGGGCGTGTCGCGCCGCATCGAGGGCGACGACCGCAGCCAGGTGCGCGACATCATGTCCGAGCTGAACATCCCCGACGGCATGGGCCTGATCGTGCGCACCGCCGGCGTGGGCCGCTCCACCGAGGAGTTGCAGTGGGACCTGGACTACCTGCTCCAGCTCTGGAGTGCGATCGAGGGCGCCGCCAACGAGGGCCAGGCCCCGTTCCTGATCTATCAGGAGAGCAACGTCATCATCCGGGCCCTGCGCGACTACCTGCGCTCGGACATCGGCGAGATCATGATCGACGACGCCCAGGTGTTTCAGCGGGCGCGCGAGTTCATGGAACTCGTCATGCCGCACAACCTGCACAAGCTCAAGCGCTACGACGATCCGGTGCCGCTGTTCTCGCGCTACCAGATCGAGAGCCAGATCGAGTCGGCCTTCCAGCGTGACGTCACCCTGCCCTCGGGCGGCTCCATCGTCATCGACCACACCGAGGCGCTGCTGTCCATCGACATCAACTCGGCGCGCGCCACCAAGGGCAGCGACATCGAGGAGACCGCGCTCAACACCAACCTGGAGGCGGCCGACGAGGTCGCCCGCCAGCTGCGCATCCGCGACCTGGGCGGGCTGATCGTCATCGACTTCATCGACATGTCCGCGGCCAAGCATCAGCGCGAGGTGGAGAACCGCCTCAAGGAAGCGCTGAAGATGGACCGCGCCCGGGTCCAGGTCGGACGCATCTCGCGCTTCGGCCTGCTGGAGATGTCGCGACAGCGCCTGCGGCCCTCGCTGGGCGAGTCCAGCCAGATCGTCTGCCCGCGCTGCAACGGCCACGGCACGGTGCGCGGGGTGGAATCCCTGGCCCTGTCGGTGCTGCGCATCGTCGAGGAAAACGCCATGAAGGAGAAGACCGCGCGCGTGGTGGCGCTGGTGCCGGTCGAGGTGGCGACCTTCCTGCTCAACGAGAAGCGCAAGTCGCTGTACGAGATCGAGCAGCGCTACAAGGTCAACGTCATGCTCATCCCCACCCCGTCGCTGGAGACGCCGAACTACGAGGTCCGACGCGTGCGCACCGACGAGGTCAAGGGCGAGCAGGCCGTGTCCAGCTTCGAACTGATCCCGGAAGAAAGCGTGGAAGTGGCCGAGACCGGCGGCGAGACCGTGACCCGCCGGGCGGAAGAGCCGGCCGTGAAGATGCTGGTGCCCTCCTCCCCGGTGCCGCCGCCCGCTGCCGAGGCCCCGGCCCCGGCCCGCCCGGCGGCCGGCGGTGGTCAGCCCGGTCTGCTCAAGCGGTTGTGGTCGAACCTGTTCGGCACCCCGGAACCCGCCGAGGAGACCGAGGCGCAGGAGAAACCGCGCAAGGGCGCCGGTGACGGCGGCAAGGGACGTCAGGACAGCCGCGGCGGCCGCAACGGCGGCGGTCGCAGCCGAAGCGCCGGCGGCCGCAGTGGCGGTGGACGTAACAAGCCCAAACGCCAGCCGCAGGAAGCCGGCGGCGAGAAGCCGGCCCAGGACAAGAGCAAGGGCAAGCCCAGGAGCGAAGAACCGCGGGCCGAAGCCAAGCCGGAAGCGAAGCCCGAAGCCAAAAGCGAGGCCAAACCCCAGGCCGAGGGCGGTGCCGAGTCGGGCCAGGCCCGGGAGTCCCGCGGCAGTCGTGGCGGCCGGCGCGGCCGGCGCGGCGGCAGCGGTCGACGCCGTTCGAGCGGCAACCGCCAGCGTGGTGAGAGCGGCCAGCAGCAGGCCCAGGGCGACGGCCAGTCCGAGGACAAGGACAACCGCGCATCAGCCCCGGCTGCTGGCGGCAAGGGCGGCGACGATCAGTCCAGGCAGGATGCCGGCGGCCAGAATCAGGGTCAGAGCGGCGGCGGTCAGGTCGTGGAGATGAAGTCATCCCAGGAGCGGCCGCCGGCGGAAAAGGCCGACAAGCCCGCCCGGGGTGAAGGCTCCGGCAGTGGCACCGCAGCCCCGCCCGCCGCCCAGGACAAGCCCGCCCCGAAGGCGGAGCAGCCTGCTGCACCGAAGCCGGAACAAGCGGCCCCGAAACCGGAACAGCCCGCAGCCAAGCCGGAGCCGCCGGCTCCGAAGCCGGAGCAGCAGTCCGCGCCCAAGCCGGAGCAGCCGGCCCAGGCTCCGAAGGCCGACAGGCCCGCGGGCGATGCCCCGGCGTCGAACGACCCGGCCAAGGTGGTGGGCAACAAGGAATAG
- the rluC gene encoding 23S rRNA pseudouridine(955/2504/2580) synthase RluC produces MNTGKSQVQVREIGPEEAGQRIDNYLLRILKGVPKSRIYRLLRKGEVRVNKGRIRADYRLAAGDRVRIPPVSTAAEKPGPGPAPGRLLTDRILYEDDRLLVVDKPAGMAVHGGSGLSFGVIEALRGSRPEAKFLELVHRLDRETSGCLILAKRRSALRALHEQLRENRMDKRYFALLRGRLAAGRQRVEAPLRRNQLRGGERMVQVAEDGKPARTDFTLVEAWPGASLVEAVLHTGRTHQIRVHAAHLGHPLAGDDKYGDPDFNRVLKARGLNRLFLHAHFIAFDHPATGERVQVSAPLDADLRGVLERLHSDPIEQSPDGNRGTA; encoded by the coding sequence ATGAATACCGGCAAATCACAGGTTCAGGTGCGGGAAATCGGCCCCGAGGAGGCCGGTCAGCGCATCGATAACTATCTGCTGCGCATACTGAAAGGCGTGCCGAAGAGTCGCATCTACCGGCTGCTGCGCAAGGGCGAGGTCCGGGTCAACAAAGGCCGGATCCGCGCGGATTACCGGCTGGCGGCGGGGGACCGGGTCCGGATTCCGCCCGTGAGCACGGCGGCGGAGAAGCCCGGTCCCGGACCCGCCCCCGGCCGGCTGCTGACCGACCGCATCCTCTATGAGGATGATCGCCTGCTGGTCGTGGACAAGCCCGCCGGCATGGCGGTGCACGGCGGCAGCGGTCTGAGCTTCGGCGTGATCGAGGCCCTGCGCGGCAGCCGGCCGGAGGCGAAGTTCCTGGAACTGGTGCACCGGCTGGACCGCGAGACCTCCGGCTGCCTGATCCTGGCCAAGCGCCGCAGCGCTCTGCGGGCCCTGCACGAACAGCTGCGCGAGAACCGCATGGACAAGCGCTACTTCGCCCTGCTCCGGGGGCGGCTGGCGGCAGGACGCCAGCGGGTGGAGGCGCCGCTGCGCCGCAACCAGCTGCGCGGCGGCGAGCGCATGGTCCAGGTCGCGGAGGACGGCAAGCCGGCACGCACCGATTTCACTCTGGTGGAGGCCTGGCCCGGCGCCAGCCTGGTCGAGGCGGTACTGCACACCGGCCGCACCCATCAGATCCGGGTGCATGCCGCCCACCTCGGCCATCCCCTGGCCGGCGACGACAAGTACGGAGATCCGGACTTCAACCGGGTACTGAAGGCGCGCGGCCTGAACCGGCTGTTCCTGCACGCCCACTTCATCGCCTTCGACCACCCGGCCACGGGCGAGCGGGTTCAGGTCAGTGCGCCGCTGGACGCTGACCTGCGCGGGGTATTGGAAAGGCTGCACAGCGACCCCATTGAACAGAGCCCCGACGGGAACCGCGGGACAGCCTGA
- a CDS encoding HAD-IA family hydrolase, whose protein sequence is MDNCLNELKLLVFDWDGTLMDSEAQIVSCMQAAAADLALPERRPEEIRDIIGLGLKEAVTRLYPDDGETLVEALSDRYRQHWLGQLETSTLFPGVVETLQLLKEEGFLLAVATGKGRAGLDRSLAMTGLDTVFHTTRCADETRSKPHPQMLHEIMQELGATSVQTAMIGDTEYDLAMARNAKAHPVAVSYGVHEWERLQRHAPVVCLEQFTDINDWLAELRQQPPPLTANQTA, encoded by the coding sequence ATGGATAATTGTCTTAATGAGCTGAAGCTCCTGGTATTCGACTGGGACGGAACCCTGATGGATTCCGAGGCCCAGATCGTCAGCTGCATGCAGGCTGCCGCCGCCGACCTCGCGCTGCCGGAACGCCGTCCGGAGGAAATCCGCGACATCATCGGTCTGGGCCTGAAGGAGGCCGTGACCCGCCTCTACCCCGATGATGGCGAGACCCTGGTGGAGGCGCTGTCCGACCGCTATCGCCAGCACTGGCTGGGCCAACTCGAGACCAGTACCCTGTTCCCGGGCGTGGTCGAGACCCTGCAGCTGCTCAAGGAGGAGGGCTTCCTGCTGGCGGTGGCCACCGGCAAGGGCCGCGCCGGGCTGGACCGGTCCCTGGCCATGACCGGCCTGGACACGGTTTTTCACACCACCCGCTGTGCCGACGAGACCCGCTCCAAACCGCATCCGCAGATGCTGCATGAAATCATGCAGGAACTCGGGGCCACCAGCGTACAGACCGCCATGATCGGCGACACCGAGTACGACCTGGCCATGGCCCGCAATGCCAAAGCCCATCCGGTTGCGGTATCGTACGGGGTACATGAATGGGAACGGCTGCAGCGCCATGCCCCGGTGGTGTGCCTGGAACAGTTCACCGATATCAACGACTGGCTGGCCGAACTGCGGCAGCAACCGCCGCCCCTGACCGCCAACCAGACGGCATAG